Proteins co-encoded in one Cyanobacterium stanieri LEGE 03274 genomic window:
- the isiD gene encoding protein IsiD, with translation MTTLTYTDKDFATMTIEDVAEIATRLENDDYKTPFESLQDWHKLRAIAFHREDLIEPYFYLLDIEAYDES, from the coding sequence ATGACAACATTAACATATACCGACAAGGATTTTGCAACTATGACCATAGAAGATGTTGCGGAAATTGCCACAAGATTGGAAAATGATGATTATAAAACTCCCTTTGAAAGTTTACAAGATTGGCATAAACTAAGGGCGATCGCATTTCACCGTGAAGATTTAATCGAACCTTATTTTTATCTCCTCGACATCGAAGCCTATGACGAATCATAA
- the coaBC gene encoding bifunctional phosphopantothenoylcysteine decarboxylase/phosphopantothenate--cysteine ligase CoaBC: MTNHKGFLQSFKDKKILVCIGGGIAAYKVCGLISQLFQQGAQVEVILTESAQKFITPLTVSTLARKQAYTDADFWQPIHPRPLHISLGEWADLILIAPLTANTLAKLVHGMADNLLTNTVLASNCPIAIAPAMNTEMWLQSTVQANWELLGQNNRFFSLHTNTGLLACDRTGQGRMAEPEEILMALESALHTKGKLDLKGKNILISTGGTREFFDPVRFIGNPSTGKMGIALAVACHHRGAKVTLVGANVAPELLKNLPPLQFIDVTTAEEMEKAMVSNFPTSDWAIMASAVADVKPREFYKTKLSKGNLPPYIELDTVTDIVAKLGKIRQPEQLLIGFAAQTGDIVTPALDKLTRKRLSAIVANPIDKINTGFGSDTNEAIFINADGQKTTLKPSSKFSLSHQIIDLILGQVA, encoded by the coding sequence ATGACGAATCATAAAGGATTTTTACAATCTTTTAAAGACAAGAAAATTTTAGTATGTATTGGGGGAGGTATCGCCGCTTATAAGGTATGTGGGTTAATCTCCCAATTGTTTCAGCAGGGAGCGCAAGTAGAAGTAATCCTCACCGAATCTGCCCAAAAGTTCATTACTCCCCTCACCGTTTCCACCCTCGCCCGAAAACAGGCTTACACCGACGCAGACTTTTGGCAACCCATTCACCCTCGCCCCCTACACATTAGCTTAGGAGAATGGGCGGATTTAATTTTGATTGCCCCCCTCACTGCCAACACCCTCGCTAAATTAGTCCATGGCATGGCGGATAATCTCTTAACTAATACGGTTCTGGCTTCTAATTGCCCCATAGCAATAGCCCCCGCTATGAACACAGAAATGTGGCTACAATCAACGGTACAAGCTAACTGGGAACTTTTAGGGCAAAATAATCGTTTTTTTTCCCTCCATACCAATACGGGTTTATTAGCGTGCGATCGCACTGGGCAAGGCAGAATGGCAGAGCCTGAGGAAATTTTAATGGCCTTAGAATCCGCACTACACACCAAAGGAAAACTAGATTTAAAAGGTAAAAATATTTTAATTAGCACAGGAGGCACAAGGGAATTTTTTGATCCCGTGCGTTTTATCGGTAACCCTTCCACTGGTAAAATGGGCATCGCCCTTGCCGTTGCCTGTCATCATCGGGGGGCAAAGGTTACTTTGGTTGGTGCAAATGTTGCCCCTGAGTTGTTAAAAAATCTTCCTCCCCTACAATTTATTGACGTGACTACCGCCGAAGAAATGGAAAAAGCCATGGTGAGTAATTTTCCTACCTCAGATTGGGCGATTATGGCTAGTGCGGTGGCGGATGTGAAACCAAGGGAATTTTATAAAACCAAGTTGAGTAAAGGGAATTTACCCCCTTATATAGAATTGGACACGGTAACAGACATTGTGGCAAAATTGGGAAAAATACGGCAACCAGAACAACTTTTAATAGGTTTTGCTGCTCAAACGGGGGATATTGTCACCCCTGCACTGGATAAATTGACTCGTAAACGATTAAGTGCGATCGTTGCTAATCCCATTGATAAAATAAACACGGGTTTTGGTAGCGATACCAATGAGGCTATATTTATTAATGCTGATGGACAAAAAACAACCTTAAAACCATCTTCTAAGTTTTCCCTTAGTCATCAAATTATTGATTTAATTTTGGGGCAAGTAGCTTAA
- a CDS encoding TIGR02450 family Trp-rich protein, whose product MAQKQKFPHLLGSKWTSTQKTWGWRHFQVINRKNQDKWVFAEMTASCDDNVRFWINAKQLKDRDLWLPGWKTLEDIKEME is encoded by the coding sequence GTGGCACAAAAACAAAAATTTCCTCATCTTTTAGGCTCAAAATGGACATCAACCCAAAAAACATGGGGTTGGAGACACTTTCAAGTGATAAACCGTAAAAATCAAGATAAATGGGTGTTTGCAGAAATGACGGCATCCTGTGATGATAACGTACGCTTTTGGATTAACGCCAAACAATTAAAAGATAGAGATTTATGGCTACCGGGTTGGAAAACCTTAGAAGACATCAAAGAAATGGAGTAA
- a CDS encoding cofactor assembly of complex C subunit B: MVSTFFLTVLLMIGLFFFIRGSIKDRTEIVTLCCPETEDSILAYLRDYFQQRSYQVKAIDGERNKVTLEGLVSPSIFLAVFLSFLAGCGLFSFSLVLEMLFHPQINWFIGLIILSPVAGYFYWRGAKRVEEVAFRIDDVVNEEEKKQTVITIQAHRDELINLQSSFPFNYEVKEA, encoded by the coding sequence ATGGTTTCTACTTTTTTCTTGACTGTTTTATTGATGATTGGTCTATTCTTTTTTATTCGTGGCAGTATTAAGGATAGAACTGAAATTGTCACTCTTTGTTGCCCTGAAACAGAGGATAGTATATTGGCATATCTTCGGGACTACTTTCAACAACGATCTTACCAAGTAAAGGCGATCGATGGAGAGAGAAATAAAGTTACTTTAGAAGGTTTAGTTTCTCCTAGTATCTTTTTAGCGGTGTTTCTTAGTTTTTTAGCAGGATGCGGTTTATTTTCTTTTTCCCTTGTCTTGGAAATGTTATTTCATCCACAGATTAACTGGTTTATTGGCTTAATTATTCTCTCTCCCGTGGCAGGTTATTTTTATTGGCGTGGTGCAAAGAGAGTTGAGGAAGTTGCTTTTCGCATTGATGATGTGGTTAATGAGGAGGAAAAAAAGCAAACTGTTATTACTATTCAAGCTCATCGAGATGAGTTAATTAATTTACAAAGTTCTTTTCCTTTTAATTATGAAGTAAAAGAAGCATAA
- a CDS encoding phycobilisome linker polypeptide — MRMFKVTACVPSQTRIRTQRELQNTYFTKLVPYDNWFKEQQRIQKMGGSIVKVQLVTGRQGTNTGLL, encoded by the coding sequence ATGAGAATGTTTAAAGTAACGGCTTGTGTACCAAGTCAAACCAGAATCAGAACCCAAAGAGAATTACAAAATACTTATTTTACCAAATTAGTTCCCTACGATAACTGGTTCAAAGAGCAACAAAGAATTCAAAAAATGGGTGGTTCTATTGTTAAAGTACAATTAGTAACCGGCAGACAAGGTACTAACACTGGTTTACTTTAA
- the apcB gene encoding allophycocyanin subunit beta: MQDAITAVINSSDVQGKYLDANALTKLKGYFQSGQLRVRAASVISANAATIVKEAVAKSLLYSDVTRPGGNMYTTRRYAACIRDLDYYLRYSTYAMLAGDASILDERVLNGLKETYNSLGVPISSTVQAIQAMKEVTASLVGADAGKEMGVYFDYICSGLS; the protein is encoded by the coding sequence ATGCAAGACGCAATTACTGCAGTAATCAACTCCTCCGACGTACAAGGTAAATACCTTGACGCTAACGCTTTAACCAAATTAAAAGGCTACTTCCAAAGTGGTCAACTCCGTGTTCGTGCTGCTAGCGTAATCAGCGCCAACGCCGCTACCATCGTAAAAGAAGCTGTAGCTAAATCCTTATTATACTCCGACGTAACCCGCCCCGGTGGAAATATGTACACCACCCGTCGTTACGCTGCTTGTATCCGTGACTTAGACTACTATTTACGTTACTCCACCTACGCTATGTTAGCTGGTGATGCTTCCATCTTAGACGAGCGCGTATTAAACGGTTTAAAAGAAACCTACAACTCCTTAGGAGTACCCATCAGCTCCACCGTTCAAGCTATCCAAGCTATGAAAGAAGTAACCGCTAGTTTAGTAGGTGCTGACGCTGGTAAAGAAATGGGTGTTTACTTTGACTATATCTGCTCTGGCTTAAGCTAA